The Candidatus Zixiibacteriota bacterium nucleotide sequence GCAGCCACGGACGGAAGCGGACGGCGGGAAACCCGGTTCGCTCTCTCGCGCGCTCCAGTGAACGATAAACGATTTCATAGGGATGTGCCACCGGGTTGGCGATCCCTGGAATGCCGCGGTGAAACCCCGAGGGATAGAGCATGGGCGAAATGTAATCCACGTGCGCCGCCAGCCGCTCCAGCCTCTGACCGATTCCGGTGTCGTTGAGGTTCCAGCATACGTATCCGAAGATGTCCACGGCCAAGAACACGTTGTGCGGAATGAGTTTTTCGCGTGCGGCTTCGAGAAACCCGCTGATTGCAGCCACCCTGTTTTCTTCGGTGTCCGGCCTGGAGAAAACCAGCCCCCGCGCATCCGGGAAACGAACGTAATCGAACTGGATCTCGTCGAACCCGTGGCGGGCCGCCTCGACGGCGACAGCGATATTGTAATCCCACGCCTCTTTTTTGAAAGGATCGCTCCACGCCAGGCCTTCGCGGTCGTGCCAGATCGCTCCCCCTGCGGTCTTGACCGCCAGATACGGTTTGCTCGACGCGAGGAGATTGTCCTTGAAAACCACGATGCGGGCGATCGTGTACAGGCCCTTCTCGCGCAAGGATCTCACCAGGCTGTCCAGTTCCGGGATCGTGATGAT carries:
- a CDS encoding putative glycoside hydrolase, producing GGFQIRGTGTRLGARAYGYRRVNLDLARQPAHEIALQPVAPKALYLSFYGIGHRVIRENALELIDATELNAVVIDVKGDRGGISYTSAIPLAAEVGAQRIITIPELDSLVRSLREKGLYTIARIVVFKDNLLASSKPYLAVKTAGGAIWHDREGLAWSDPFKKEAWDYNIAVAVEAARHGFDEIQFDYVRFPDARGLVFSRPDTEENRVAAISGFLEAAREKLIPHNVFLAVDIFGYVCWNLNDTGIGQRLERLAAHVDYISPMLYPSGFHRGIPGIANPVAHPYEIVYRSLERARERTGFPAVRFRPWLQAFRDYAFDRRYFTGKEIAQQIRAAEDFGSHGWMLWNPQNVYSAEGLARGYN